In Scophthalmus maximus strain ysfricsl-2021 chromosome 5, ASM2237912v1, whole genome shotgun sequence, a single window of DNA contains:
- the LOC118310602 gene encoding uncharacterized protein LOC118310602 produces the protein MQTNRNNPRMKTSLAVLGLSLFHLCVAELLPQQQDGDMNSMESPGIEQAGPIAGDVTESPRYSSHLDVSIREAEQQNTERQLEELKREDQGNREAFGESFDNVGNTGPYNTEITLPHRSDGDNTGAYSPSAGIFTAPVKGVYHFSFSGQTVSTKPMGLRLMKTINHPDGRRYETANNVMTLPLNEGDQVYMRLRRRIHFRIRIRIRIRISIHLHVHISH, from the exons atgcagacaaacagaaacaatccAAGGATGAAGACCTCACTGGCTGTGTTGGGTTTATCCCTCTTCCACCTGTGTGTGGCTGAGCTCCTGCCACAGCAACAAGACGGAGACATGAACAGCATGGAGAGTCCCGGCATCGAACAAGCTGGTCCCATAGCCGGTGACGTAACAGAGAGCCCACGATACAGTAGCCATCTTGATGTCAGCATAAGAGAGGCGGAACAGCAAAACACCGAGAGACAGCTcgaggagctgaagagagagGACCAAG GCAACCGGGAGGCATTTGGCGAATCCTTCGACAATGTTGGAAACACTGGACCCTACAACACTGAGATCACACTGCCCCACAGGAGCGACGGCGATAACACAGGCGCATACAGCCCATCAGCAG GTATCTTCACTGCTCCGGTCAAAGGAGTTTACCACTTCAGCTTCTCTGGTCAGACTGTATCAACTAAACCGATGGGCCTGCGACTAATGAAGACTATCAACCATCCGGATGGACGCCGCTATGAGACGGCAAACAATGTCATGACCCTACCTCTCAATGAGGGAGACCAGGTGTACATGAGACTCCGGCGAAGAATCcatttcagaatcagaatcagaatcagaatcagaatcagcatCCACTTACATGTGCATATTTCACATTGA
- the LOC118310600 gene encoding ras-related protein Rap-2b-like, protein MREYKVVVLGSGGVGKSALTVQFVTGSFIEKYDPTIEDFYRKEIEVDSSPSVLEILDTAGTEQFASMRDLYIKNGQGFILVYSLVNQQSFQDIKPMRDQIIRVKRYERVPMILVGNKVDLEGEREVSSGEGKALAQDWSCPFMETSAKNKGSVDELFAEIVRQMNYSSVPSGGDKCCSCVLF, encoded by the coding sequence aTGAGGGAGTACAAAGTGGTTGTTTTGGGGTCGGGCGGAGTCGGCAAATCCGCGCTCACCGTGCAGTTCGTGACGGGCTCCTTCATCGAGAAGTACGACCCCACGATCGAGGACTTCTACCGGAAGGAGATCGAGGTGGACTCGTCGCCGTCCGTGCTGGAGATCCTGGACACGGCGGGCACCGAGCAGTTCGCCTCCATGCGGGACCTGTACATCAAGAACGGCCAGGGCTTCATCCTGGTCTACAGCCTGGTGAACCAGCAGAGCTTCCAGGACATCAAGCCGATGCGGGACCAGATCATCCGGGTGAAGCGGTACGAGCGGGTGCCCATGATCCTGGTGGGCAACAAGGTGGACCTGGAGGGCGAGCGGGAGGTGTCGTCCGGCGAGGGCAAGGCGCTGGCGCAGGACTGGAGCTGCCCGTTCATGGAAACTTCGGCCAAAAATAAAGGCTCGGTCGACGAGCTGTTCGCGGAGATCGTGCGACAGATGAACTACTCGTCTGTCCCCAGCGGCGGCGACAAGTGCTGCTCGTGTGTCCTGTTCTGa
- the LOC118310597 gene encoding muscleblind-like protein 1 isoform X22 encodes MAMLAQQMQLANAMMPGTQLPPMVRGHTRLNTPQLLPMPYHFSALFQPMFSMAPGMATNASAAAALASAAFNPYLSPVSPSMMPQEILPNTPVLMTSSPNVSQVPNAAAAAAQKLLRTDRLEVCREYQRGNCSRGENDCRFAHPADSTMIDTNDNTVTVCMDYIKGRCSREKCKYFHPPAHLQAKIKATQHQVNQATAAAAMTQSAVKSLKRPLDATFDLGIAPSVMAPMPKRAALEKANGASAMFNTGMLQYQQALANMQFQQQAAFLPSGSILCMTPAASLVPMMHGGSPATAANSSATSVPFATASTNQDSSSSKLTTNEYMQLIPIISADHLSSHKYLTQM; translated from the exons ATGGCCATGCTGGCCCAGCAGATGCAGCTGGCCAATGCCATGATGCCCGGCACACAGCTACCACCTATGGTGAGAGGACACACACGTTTGAACACACCACAACTACTGCCCATG CCGTATCATTTCTCCGCTCTCTTCCAGCCCATGTTCTCGATGGCGCCAGGAATGGCCACCAACGCTAGTGCGGCGGCAGCACTTGCATCCGCAGCCTTTAATCCCTACCTGAGCCCTGTGTCACCAAGCATGATGCCCCAGGAGATCCTACCCAACACCCCTGTGCTCATGACCTCCAGCCCCAACGTCAGCCAAGTTCCCaacgctgccgccgccgcagccCAGAAACTGCTGAGAACGGACCGACTTGAG GTGTGTCGGGAGTATCAGAGGGGCAACTGCTCCCGGGGGGAGAACGACTGTCGTTTCGCCCACCCCGCTGACAGCACCATGATCGACACCAACGACAACACCGTCACTGTGTGCATGGACTACATCAAGGGTCGGTGCTCCCGGGAAAAGTGCAAGTACTTCCACCCGCCAGCTCATCTGCAGGCCAAAATTAAGGCTACCCAACACCAGGTGAACCAGGCCACAGCCGCCGCAGCCATG ACTCAGTCGGCTGTCAAATCACTGAAGCGACCCCTCGACGCAACCTTTGACCTG GGCATCGCCCCTAGTGTCATGGCTCCCATGCCAAAGCGGGCAGCCCTGGAGAAGGCCAATGGGGCCTCTGCCATGTTTAACACCGGCATGCTCCAGTACCAACAGGCCCTGGCCAACATGCAGTTTCAGCAGCAGGCTGCTTTCCTCCCATCAG GCTCAATATTGTGCATGACACCTGCAGCCAGCCTTG TTCCCATGATGCACGGTGGTAGTCCAGCCACTGCAGCCAACTCATCTGCCACAAGCGTTCCCTTTGCAACTGCCTCCACCAATCAG GACTCTTCCTCATCAAAGTTGACTACCAACGAATACATGCAATTG ATTCCAATAATATCTGCAGATCATCTGAGTAGTCACAAGTACTTGACTCAAATGTAG